The proteins below are encoded in one region of Micromonospora pisi:
- a CDS encoding AfsR/SARP family transcriptional regulator: MVPFEEVQGKVLFHVLGPLEVHNATVHRFGSSKPATVLAALLLQPNSWVTVDHLVETTWQEQAVPASAEANLKTYVWQLRRLLPEHDGRTRIESRSGAYRLRVGPGDLDADRAGELASEARRTATDDTAAALTLVQEALRLWRGRPFEGVEAAVCAAVVTRFEELHLRLREHLAELQLVLGHGQDAVATLRTVTADAPLREGAWAQLVRTLHAADMRAEALAACRRAGELLSTELGVEPGPVLAEAQRLVLGVARPARTRRELPRDIALVGRTAEVAAVRRAATELAPVVLVDGMAGVGKTALAVHAAHRLAPGYPDGHFFVNLRGADPRSAPAAPAVLGRLLRGIGTPAAEMPSDLDERSALWRSELARRRVLLVLDDVPDGDQLAPLLPAAPGCLTLVTTSNRGWHPDGAVRVGLEPLGDRAAAALLVAAVGGPLAVVDHAAVAAVVRHCGGLPAALRDAAARLRTRPHWTVRRLAEELDDDPCRVLSDALRRSISDASSQLDSPEVAAWHALGDLPSEFEATVAARALGMTTTAARPVLEKLVDRGLLAVSSPERYRSHVLLRHLAGCATSAGRPSRDDHREHRRVA, translated from the coding sequence GTGGTGCCGTTCGAGGAGGTGCAGGGCAAGGTGCTGTTCCACGTACTCGGGCCGCTCGAGGTGCACAACGCGACCGTGCACCGGTTCGGCTCGAGCAAGCCGGCGACGGTGCTGGCGGCCTTGCTGCTGCAGCCTAACTCGTGGGTGACGGTGGATCATCTGGTCGAAACCACCTGGCAGGAACAGGCCGTGCCGGCGTCGGCCGAGGCCAACCTGAAGACCTACGTCTGGCAGTTGCGCCGTCTGCTGCCGGAGCACGACGGGCGTACCCGGATCGAGAGCAGGTCCGGCGCGTACCGGCTCCGGGTCGGGCCGGGCGACCTGGACGCCGACCGGGCGGGGGAACTCGCCAGCGAGGCCAGGCGGACGGCTACCGACGACACGGCCGCCGCGCTCACCCTGGTGCAGGAGGCGTTGCGGTTGTGGCGGGGACGTCCCTTCGAGGGTGTCGAGGCGGCTGTCTGCGCCGCTGTGGTGACCCGGTTCGAGGAACTGCACCTGCGACTGCGGGAACATCTCGCGGAGTTGCAGTTGGTCCTGGGCCACGGTCAGGACGCGGTGGCCACGCTGCGGACCGTCACCGCAGACGCCCCGTTGCGCGAGGGAGCGTGGGCGCAACTCGTCCGCACCCTGCACGCGGCCGACATGCGCGCCGAGGCGCTTGCCGCCTGCCGGCGGGCCGGGGAACTGCTCTCCACCGAACTCGGGGTGGAGCCGGGGCCCGTACTCGCCGAGGCGCAGCGGTTGGTGCTGGGCGTCGCGCGGCCGGCCCGGACCCGCAGGGAGCTTCCCCGGGACATTGCGCTCGTCGGGCGTACGGCCGAGGTGGCGGCCGTACGGCGTGCCGCGACCGAGCTGGCTCCAGTGGTGCTGGTGGACGGCATGGCCGGCGTCGGCAAGACCGCCCTGGCCGTACACGCGGCGCACCGCTTGGCACCGGGCTACCCGGACGGCCACTTCTTCGTCAACCTGCGGGGTGCGGACCCGCGTTCGGCGCCGGCCGCGCCGGCTGTGCTGGGCCGGCTGCTGCGCGGCATCGGCACACCCGCGGCGGAGATGCCGTCCGACCTCGACGAACGGTCCGCGCTGTGGCGCTCGGAACTGGCCCGGCGACGTGTACTGCTGGTGCTGGACGATGTGCCGGACGGCGACCAGTTGGCGCCGCTGCTGCCAGCGGCACCCGGATGCCTGACCCTGGTCACGACGAGCAACCGGGGTTGGCATCCGGACGGCGCGGTACGGGTCGGGCTGGAGCCGCTCGGCGACAGGGCCGCCGCCGCACTCCTCGTGGCGGCGGTCGGCGGCCCACTGGCCGTTGTGGACCACGCGGCCGTCGCTGCCGTCGTACGCCACTGCGGCGGGTTGCCAGCCGCGCTGCGCGACGCCGCCGCCCGGCTGCGGACCCGGCCGCACTGGACCGTACGACGGCTGGCCGAGGAACTCGACGACGATCCGTGCCGGGTGCTCTCCGACGCCCTCCGACGTTCGATCTCCGACGCCAGCTCGCAGCTGGACAGCCCGGAGGTGGCCGCCTGGCACGCCCTCGGTGACCTGCCCAGCGAGTTCGAGGCCACCGTCGCGGCCCGAGCGCTGGGCATGACCACGACGGCGGCCCGGCCGGTGCTGGAGAAGCTGGTCGACCGGGGGCTGTTGGCGGTCAGTTCGCCGGAGCGCTACCGAAGCCACGTGCTGCTGCGGCATCTGGCCGGTTGCGCGACGTCAGCGGGACGGCCGTCCCGGGACGACCACCGTGAGCACCGCAGGGTCGCATGA
- a CDS encoding response regulator transcription factor, whose amino-acid sequence MVVEDDDDLRLAVTTELAGTGMRVDQAGDIATAHVSLSTGHYDCVVFDRMLPDGDAITYVHRRRQQGWAVPVLFLTARDRLTDIVAGFEHGGDDYLVKPFAVAEMTARVLTLGRRAGTGRPSVLRHADLEMDCARRQARRAGVLLGLTAKEFAVLEYLLSRPEQAVGRDELIEHCWDSSTDPMSNVVDAVVRRLRVKLREPELIHTVRGRGYRLAGPESAA is encoded by the coding sequence ATGGTGGTCGAGGACGATGACGACCTGCGGCTCGCGGTGACCACCGAACTGGCCGGGACCGGGATGCGGGTCGACCAGGCGGGCGACATCGCCACGGCGCACGTCTCGTTGTCCACCGGGCACTACGACTGCGTGGTGTTCGACCGTATGCTGCCCGACGGCGACGCGATCACGTACGTGCACCGGCGCCGGCAGCAGGGATGGGCCGTACCGGTGCTCTTCCTGACCGCCCGGGACCGCCTCACCGACATCGTGGCCGGATTCGAGCACGGCGGTGACGACTACCTGGTCAAGCCGTTTGCCGTTGCCGAGATGACCGCCCGGGTGCTCACCCTGGGCCGGCGGGCCGGCACCGGCCGCCCGTCGGTGCTGCGCCACGCCGACCTCGAGATGGACTGCGCCCGCCGGCAGGCACGTCGGGCGGGGGTACTGCTCGGGCTGACCGCGAAGGAGTTCGCCGTGCTCGAGTACCTGTTGTCCCGGCCGGAGCAGGCCGTCGGCCGGGACGAGCTGATCGAGCACTGCTGGGACAGCAGTACCGACCCGATGTCGAACGTGGTGGACGCGGTGGTCCGGCGGCTTCGCGTGAAGCTGCGCGAGCCGGAGCTGATCCACACCGTACGGGGGCGCGGATACCGGCTCGCCGGCCCGGAGTCGGCGGCGTGA
- a CDS encoding sensor histidine kinase, whose translation MRGSAVGGLRRLPRLLTALFTAMNAVGLIVFAWLLVQADARQGELRLDGELRRVTSSVARLTQYDGTLVTAYVSEDPLNTGCPEFAILPGRSGQFTGHFSQQDCVSVDPAKLAGLAVEGVSSGRLLKGYVRGTDGELIRVGVEPFGNDRGQYIGAVVAVTDAEGERSRHRRVVLTAIGGCVLLVAAAAAAGHLFSVRAVRPAVAALEQQEVLLADTAHDLRTPVAALRALAETALLNPAQRTELLPRTVELAKRMGTIIDGVLMRARLAAGVEPLAIQPVWLDQLVSTVVEETPTEGARVTVTTAPTKVNADPALVQRAIGNLLDNALRHGRVPGRDAVVHITVAGGRVMVADHGPGIDASVARETFDRFKSAGGSSGLGLSIVRWVAQAHGGELRVYNAEEGGAIFELVLPPGEQ comes from the coding sequence GTGAGGGGATCGGCGGTAGGTGGACTGCGTCGGCTGCCCCGGTTGCTCACCGCGCTGTTCACCGCGATGAACGCGGTCGGGCTGATCGTCTTCGCCTGGCTGCTGGTACAGGCCGACGCGCGCCAGGGTGAGCTGCGGCTGGACGGCGAGCTGCGCCGGGTCACGTCGAGCGTGGCCCGGTTGACGCAGTACGACGGCACGTTGGTCACGGCGTACGTCAGCGAGGACCCCCTGAACACGGGTTGCCCCGAGTTCGCGATCCTTCCCGGCCGGTCCGGGCAGTTCACCGGCCACTTCAGCCAGCAGGACTGCGTGTCGGTGGACCCGGCGAAGCTCGCCGGTCTGGCGGTGGAGGGGGTGAGCAGCGGCCGTCTGCTCAAGGGTTACGTCCGGGGGACCGACGGTGAGCTGATACGGGTCGGTGTCGAGCCGTTCGGCAACGACAGGGGGCAGTACATCGGGGCGGTGGTGGCGGTGACGGACGCCGAAGGCGAGCGGTCCCGGCACCGCCGGGTGGTCCTGACGGCGATCGGTGGTTGCGTGCTGCTGGTGGCCGCCGCCGCAGCCGCCGGTCACCTGTTCTCCGTCCGGGCGGTCCGTCCGGCGGTGGCCGCCCTGGAGCAGCAGGAGGTCCTGCTCGCCGACACCGCACACGACCTGCGTACCCCGGTGGCGGCACTGCGTGCGCTCGCCGAGACGGCGCTGCTCAACCCCGCCCAGCGGACCGAGCTGCTGCCGCGCACGGTGGAGCTGGCCAAGCGGATGGGGACCATCATCGACGGGGTGCTGATGCGGGCCAGGTTGGCCGCCGGGGTCGAGCCGTTGGCCATCCAGCCGGTGTGGCTGGACCAGTTGGTCAGCACGGTGGTGGAGGAAACCCCCACCGAGGGGGCGCGGGTGACGGTGACCACCGCGCCTACCAAGGTCAACGCTGACCCGGCCCTGGTCCAGCGGGCCATCGGCAACCTGCTGGACAACGCGTTGCGGCACGGCCGCGTGCCGGGCCGGGACGCCGTCGTGCACATCACCGTCGCCGGCGGGCGGGTGATGGTGGCCGATCACGGTCCCGGAATCGACGCCTCGGTCGCCCGGGAGACCTTCGACCGGTTCAAGAGCGCGGGCGGGTCGAGCGGACTCGGTCTGTCCATCGTGCGCTGGGTGGCCCAGGCCCACGGCGGTGAGCTGCGGGTATACAACGCCGAAGAGGGAGGGGCGATCTTCGAGCTGGTGTTGCCGCCCGGCGAACAGTGA
- a CDS encoding fibronectin type III domain-containing protein, with protein MGFPWRFVTRLVRARDPLRRGRLPLVLLIGTCLVAVTAAMSGAATTPPGLRFAQVGHWVANPSLGMIFHVNGAARTVDAQAAITGMESESQVVQGDTSGYVVGRSRIIEFGKSNLSVEQTLTPPTGERPVAIEAKGGPYLVYREAGSVVRLGDTPATIPAGRLLGQPVTTPDGTLWLHRTDSNVLCHLAPKADRVSCPATAPRGHPGALTVVDKQAVFVDTETDTMSPVADDGLGRPTRIGVDLPPTAQVADADVSGRVAILDPAARRIHLVDATGLGTDRAAAAPVSVSLPDGTYSAPTASRSSVVLLDLRHNTVLTYDGAGRQQQVTAMPPETGEPRLTRGEDERVYVEGAEGRHVLVVDHDGGIGVVPVTGSTPPTPSPTLVAPPTEPSRGPEQPPTASRQPPGEPDRATAPTEQRPPAAGSRTGAPNQPTPARKPLPASPPGMPPGLKATANGANLVVTWSAAAANGATVSGYQVAWTPTSGSGGGSATRPGSARSMTITGLTRGTAYRITVSAQNSAGRGTPATAQATVPPPPRSVTVSRGRATTYQDLCDAPDCAFMRVVMTGFRPNTNYSIKPHSDEWPNYNPGATLRTDAKGNLTFQDFPFDDVGQHVWVTVDGLESNHFLWRAG; from the coding sequence ATGGGCTTTCCGTGGCGCTTTGTTACCAGACTCGTGCGGGCCCGCGACCCGCTACGCCGTGGTCGACTGCCGCTGGTACTGCTGATCGGCACCTGTCTCGTCGCCGTCACGGCGGCGATGTCCGGTGCGGCCACGACGCCGCCGGGGCTCAGGTTCGCGCAGGTCGGGCACTGGGTCGCGAATCCGTCGCTGGGCATGATCTTCCACGTCAACGGTGCGGCGCGCACGGTGGACGCCCAGGCCGCGATCACCGGCATGGAGTCGGAAAGTCAGGTGGTGCAGGGCGACACCAGCGGCTATGTGGTCGGCCGATCCCGGATCATCGAGTTCGGCAAGTCGAACCTGTCGGTCGAGCAGACGCTGACCCCGCCGACCGGAGAACGCCCGGTCGCCATCGAGGCGAAGGGCGGGCCCTACCTGGTCTACCGGGAGGCCGGCAGCGTGGTGCGACTGGGCGACACGCCCGCGACCATTCCGGCCGGTCGCCTTCTCGGACAACCGGTCACCACCCCTGACGGCACCCTCTGGCTGCACCGCACTGATTCCAATGTGCTCTGTCACCTGGCCCCCAAGGCCGACCGGGTCTCCTGCCCGGCGACCGCGCCCCGTGGACACCCCGGCGCGCTGACCGTCGTGGACAAGCAGGCCGTCTTCGTCGACACGGAAACCGACACGATGAGTCCGGTCGCCGACGACGGTCTCGGCCGGCCGACCCGGATCGGTGTGGACCTACCGCCCACCGCCCAGGTCGCGGACGCCGACGTGAGCGGGCGGGTCGCCATCCTCGACCCCGCGGCGCGACGGATCCACCTGGTCGACGCCACCGGACTCGGTACCGACCGGGCGGCCGCCGCCCCGGTGAGCGTCTCCCTGCCCGATGGCACCTACTCGGCACCCACCGCCAGCAGGTCCTCCGTGGTGCTGCTGGACCTGCGGCACAACACGGTGCTCACCTACGACGGCGCGGGCCGGCAGCAGCAGGTCACCGCGATGCCACCCGAGACCGGTGAGCCCCGGCTCACCCGTGGCGAGGACGAGCGGGTCTACGTCGAGGGCGCCGAGGGCCGGCACGTGCTGGTCGTGGACCACGACGGCGGAATCGGCGTGGTGCCGGTGACCGGGAGCACGCCACCGACCCCCAGCCCCACGTTGGTGGCACCCCCGACCGAGCCGAGCCGGGGGCCGGAGCAGCCACCAACCGCTTCACGGCAGCCACCGGGGGAACCGGACCGCGCGACGGCCCCGACGGAGCAACGACCGCCCGCAGCAGGGAGCCGCACGGGCGCGCCGAACCAACCGACGCCCGCGCGCAAACCGCTGCCCGCCAGTCCACCGGGTATGCCGCCCGGTCTGAAGGCCACCGCCAACGGCGCGAACCTCGTGGTGACCTGGAGTGCCGCCGCCGCCAACGGCGCGACGGTGAGTGGGTACCAGGTGGCGTGGACGCCGACCTCGGGCAGCGGCGGCGGCTCGGCCACCCGGCCCGGCAGCGCGCGGTCGATGACGATCACCGGACTCACCCGGGGTACGGCGTACCGGATCACGGTGAGCGCGCAGAACTCGGCCGGTCGCGGCACCCCCGCCACCGCACAGGCGACAGTGCCGCCGCCACCCCGTTCGGTCACCGTGTCCCGGGGCCGCGCGACCACCTACCAGGACCTGTGCGACGCTCCGGACTGCGCGTTCATGCGGGTGGTGATGACGGGGTTCCGGCCGAACACCAACTACAGCATCAAGCCGCACTCGGACGAGTGGCCCAACTACAACCCGGGCGCCACGCTGCGGACCGACGCAAAAGGTAACCTCACGTTCCAGGACTTCCCGTTCGACGACGTCGGACAGCACGTCTGGGTCACCGTGGACGGCCTGGAGTCCAACCACTTCCTCTGGAGGGCCGGGTGA
- a CDS encoding AAA family ATPase — protein MNSPRAAEAATLIAENVRRVIHGKPELVRLTVAGLLAEGHLLIEDVPGLGKTTLARCLARSIGGRWSRIQFTPDLLPSDITGVTVYHQRDERFTFHPGAVFANVVVADEINRGTPKTQSALLEVMSERRVTVDGETHEVPRPFLVVATQNPIEMEGTYRLPEAQLDRFLMRLSVGYPDLDSEVRVVMGDPAGESDDLPAVVDIATVREAIAEVRALHVDRAVAEYAVRLAAATREHAAVRYGASVRGSIALVRTAQALAAIDGRAFVTPDDIKDVAVPVLAHRLVLTPEAELNLRGTEEIVAEVLTSTSAPMASAGR, from the coding sequence GTGAACAGCCCCCGGGCGGCCGAAGCCGCCACACTGATCGCGGAGAACGTGCGGCGGGTCATCCACGGCAAGCCGGAGCTGGTGCGCCTTACGGTCGCCGGGCTGCTGGCCGAGGGACATCTGCTGATCGAGGACGTTCCCGGACTGGGTAAGACGACCCTGGCGCGGTGCCTGGCCCGCAGCATCGGCGGGCGGTGGAGCCGGATCCAGTTCACCCCGGACCTGTTGCCCAGCGACATCACCGGAGTCACCGTCTACCACCAGCGCGACGAGCGTTTCACCTTCCACCCCGGTGCGGTGTTCGCCAACGTGGTCGTGGCCGACGAGATCAACCGCGGTACGCCGAAGACCCAGTCGGCGCTGCTCGAGGTGATGTCCGAACGCCGGGTGACCGTGGACGGCGAGACACACGAGGTCCCCCGGCCGTTCCTGGTCGTCGCCACCCAGAACCCGATCGAGATGGAGGGCACCTACCGGCTGCCCGAGGCGCAGCTCGACCGCTTCCTGATGCGGCTGTCGGTGGGCTACCCCGACCTCGACTCCGAGGTGCGGGTGGTCATGGGCGACCCCGCCGGCGAGAGCGACGACCTGCCGGCGGTGGTGGACATCGCGACGGTGCGGGAGGCGATCGCCGAGGTACGCGCGCTGCACGTCGACCGGGCGGTGGCCGAGTACGCCGTCCGGCTGGCCGCGGCCACCCGGGAGCACGCCGCCGTCCGGTACGGCGCCAGTGTGCGGGGCAGCATCGCGCTGGTGCGTACGGCCCAGGCACTCGCGGCGATCGACGGGCGTGCGTTCGTCACACCCGACGACATCAAGGACGTCGCCGTACCGGTGCTGGCGCACCGGCTGGTCCTCACCCCGGAGGCTGAACTGAACCTGCGCGGTACCGAAGAGATCGTCGCGGAGGTGCTCACCTCGACTTCCGCGCCGATGGCGAGCGCGGGCCGCTGA
- a CDS encoding DUF58 domain-containing protein, with protein MPLTRRGIAVLVVAVLLVIAGSWGRYPLLGALGVVLSGAVLAAVGLTSRGLRIDVRRSVYPDRVERGRPALARLQVSNPGGRRRAAFLATDTAGSVTRTVRVRGLLPGAEAIHHYELPTSVRGRLTIGPLILHRVDPFELARSRLPTGETATLWVHPRQLPARPLAGGHPRHHHEGVGTDDALRGSVDLQDVREYVPGDEVRHLHWKATARTGRLMVRDLADPQQRRFTVLLDTRARVRTDDGFEEAVDLTASLLCASARAGQHTRLITSSGLELPVSGGPQAVRRLLDELSELRQDGAPDGAVIPAQLSASRAVGGGLVVVTPDGAGLASLAWLRSRFPTIFVIVLTGPEGAATVEVAGARVLRAGDAEEAVRRWNEAIR; from the coding sequence GTGCCGCTGACCCGGCGCGGCATCGCCGTGCTCGTTGTCGCCGTGCTGCTGGTGATCGCCGGTTCATGGGGGCGCTACCCGTTGTTGGGTGCGCTGGGCGTGGTCCTGTCCGGTGCCGTTCTGGCCGCCGTCGGGCTCACCTCCCGCGGACTGCGGATCGACGTGCGGCGGTCGGTCTACCCGGACCGGGTGGAGCGGGGCCGACCGGCGCTCGCCCGGTTGCAGGTGAGTAACCCCGGTGGTCGCCGCCGCGCGGCGTTCCTGGCCACCGACACGGCGGGCAGCGTGACGCGTACCGTCCGGGTGCGCGGGCTGTTGCCCGGCGCCGAGGCGATTCACCACTACGAGCTGCCGACCAGCGTTCGCGGCCGACTCACCATCGGCCCGTTGATCCTGCACCGGGTGGACCCGTTCGAGCTGGCCCGCAGCCGGCTGCCCACCGGAGAGACCGCGACCCTCTGGGTACACCCCCGGCAACTGCCGGCGCGACCGTTGGCCGGCGGCCACCCGCGGCACCATCACGAGGGCGTCGGCACCGACGACGCGTTGCGCGGCTCGGTGGACCTTCAGGACGTCCGGGAGTACGTCCCCGGAGACGAGGTGCGGCACCTGCACTGGAAGGCGACCGCCCGGACCGGCCGGTTGATGGTGCGTGACCTGGCCGACCCGCAGCAGCGCCGGTTCACCGTACTGCTGGACACCCGGGCGCGGGTGCGGACCGACGACGGATTCGAGGAGGCGGTGGACCTCACCGCCTCCCTGCTCTGCGCGTCCGCCCGGGCCGGACAGCACACCCGCCTGATCACCTCGTCCGGTCTGGAACTGCCGGTGTCCGGTGGACCACAGGCCGTCCGGCGCCTGCTCGACGAGCTCAGCGAGCTGCGGCAGGACGGGGCGCCGGACGGCGCGGTGATCCCCGCACAGCTCTCCGCGAGCCGCGCTGTCGGCGGCGGACTGGTGGTGGTCACCCCCGATGGGGCCGGACTCGCCTCGCTGGCCTGGTTGCGGTCGCGATTCCCGACCATCTTCGTCATCGTGTTGACCGGTCCGGAGGGCGCCGCCACCGTCGAGGTGGCGGGGGCACGGGTGCTCCGGGCAGGCGACGCCGAGGAGGCGGTACGCCGGTGGAACGAGGCGATCAGGTGA
- a CDS encoding transglutaminase-like domain-containing protein: MPALRAVPTVCLVLAAAMAGMLFAPVFGVPALLLAIAVPAAAVLLVALLSDGRKAVRDWRALLAVLAGLLAVTETVLWSTTTAGLPTVRTVRALAAGVTDSWQLALQSTWPARPDPALLLFVPLLVVFAAVLGVELLDRARDPLVALLPSFAVVLLSQLYAALPPRPGAVAALGYATIAGTVLVASRTGREDERRPVPQRRVLPTLAGLAPPMALAVLGALLAGALLPAAPARYSLRQGQGAPLAEAGITSPLDEIAGRLTHPGTAVFRVGNATDVDRWSLVVLDEFDGVNWTPGERYRRLGAELRPSPAVTVPLRSRTATIDAAGTGGPWLPSQTLPAEVQGIDPLVAEGHGTLLLPGSDGTARYELRWWQPQLDTETLADAGIDPLAPLGGVGVVPPGVAELAGQAVRGMRPSFQTALVLEDFFRKNYRLAVGQNLPTGHAWPQLTDFLLHGKRGTSEQFAAAYVALARMRGIPARLTVGFRAPTQRDPDGWYTVRNGDVLAWPEVAVQGIGWVPLDPGGAASESGTTNGGGLAALAERVRAQLPAPEDLRDPPVSSRHRAGDEGSDGGRGSYVPWAALVVVPVALLVGWSLGVPAIWSVRSWRRRRRPGAGAVVGAWEEVRDRLRAYGVVVSPGMTIRDLGTGAAAVTDRATVAEIRKLGSLVDQTLWSGTVPGEQRTAQAWAAVRAVRRGLARRGWRVRLRALFDPRGLLPPR; this comes from the coding sequence ATGCCAGCGCTGCGGGCCGTACCCACGGTGTGCCTGGTGCTCGCGGCGGCCATGGCCGGAATGCTGTTCGCGCCGGTGTTCGGCGTACCCGCGCTCCTGCTCGCGATCGCCGTGCCGGCAGCGGCGGTACTGCTGGTCGCGCTGCTCAGCGACGGGCGGAAGGCGGTGCGGGACTGGCGTGCACTGCTGGCGGTCCTGGCCGGTCTGCTCGCCGTCACCGAGACGGTGCTGTGGTCCACCACGACCGCCGGGCTGCCCACGGTGCGGACGGTGCGTGCCCTGGCTGCCGGCGTCACCGACTCCTGGCAGTTGGCCCTCCAGTCGACCTGGCCGGCGCGACCGGATCCGGCGCTGCTGCTCTTCGTCCCACTGCTGGTCGTCTTCGCGGCGGTCCTCGGCGTCGAGCTGTTGGACCGGGCGCGGGACCCGCTGGTGGCGCTCCTTCCCAGCTTCGCGGTCGTACTCCTGAGCCAGCTCTACGCGGCCCTGCCACCCCGCCCCGGCGCCGTCGCGGCGCTGGGCTACGCCACGATCGCCGGCACCGTGCTCGTGGCCAGCCGAACCGGACGCGAGGACGAGCGGCGACCGGTGCCGCAGCGGCGGGTGCTGCCGACCCTGGCGGGGTTGGCGCCGCCGATGGCGCTGGCCGTGCTGGGTGCGCTCCTGGCCGGGGCGCTACTGCCGGCCGCACCGGCCAGGTACTCGCTGCGGCAGGGGCAGGGCGCACCGCTCGCCGAGGCCGGGATCACCAGCCCACTCGATGAGATCGCCGGTCGACTCACCCACCCGGGCACCGCCGTGTTCCGGGTCGGCAACGCGACGGACGTGGACCGCTGGTCCCTGGTGGTGCTCGACGAATTCGACGGCGTGAACTGGACGCCGGGTGAGCGGTACCGCCGGCTCGGCGCCGAGCTGCGGCCGAGCCCGGCGGTGACCGTACCCTTGCGGTCCCGGACCGCGACGATCGACGCAGCCGGCACCGGAGGTCCGTGGCTGCCGAGCCAGACCCTGCCCGCTGAGGTCCAGGGCATCGACCCGCTGGTCGCGGAGGGGCACGGCACCCTGCTGCTGCCCGGATCGGACGGTACCGCCAGGTACGAGTTGCGCTGGTGGCAACCGCAACTCGACACCGAAACGTTGGCGGATGCGGGGATCGACCCGCTCGCGCCGCTCGGCGGTGTCGGCGTGGTGCCGCCCGGCGTGGCCGAACTGGCCGGTCAGGCGGTGCGGGGGATGCGCCCGTCGTTCCAGACCGCACTGGTGCTGGAGGATTTCTTCCGGAAGAACTATCGGCTGGCCGTCGGGCAGAATCTGCCGACCGGGCACGCCTGGCCCCAACTGACGGACTTCCTCCTGCACGGCAAGCGAGGCACGAGCGAACAGTTCGCCGCCGCCTACGTGGCGCTGGCCCGGATGCGCGGCATCCCGGCCCGCCTGACGGTGGGGTTTCGGGCGCCGACCCAACGGGATCCGGACGGGTGGTACACGGTCCGCAACGGCGACGTGCTGGCGTGGCCGGAGGTGGCGGTGCAGGGGATCGGCTGGGTGCCGCTCGACCCCGGCGGAGCGGCCTCGGAATCGGGTACGACGAACGGCGGCGGCCTGGCCGCGCTGGCGGAGCGGGTACGCGCCCAACTACCCGCGCCGGAGGACCTCCGCGATCCGCCGGTCTCGTCCCGGCACCGGGCCGGGGATGAGGGCTCGGACGGTGGCCGTGGCAGCTACGTACCGTGGGCGGCCCTGGTCGTCGTCCCGGTGGCGCTCCTGGTGGGCTGGTCGCTCGGCGTACCCGCGATCTGGTCGGTGCGGTCGTGGCGTCGTCGGCGCAGGCCGGGTGCGGGAGCGGTGGTGGGCGCATGGGAGGAGGTCCGGGACCGGCTGCGGGCGTACGGCGTCGTGGTGTCGCCCGGAATGACGATCCGTGACCTGGGCACCGGGGCGGCGGCCGTGACGGACCGGGCCACCGTCGCCGAGATCCGGAAACTGGGCTCCCTGGTGGACCAGACGCTGTGGTCCGGGACGGTGCCGGGAGAACAGCGCACCGCGCAGGCGTGGGCGGCGGTACGCGCGGTACGGCGTGGCCTGGCCCGACGCGGATGGCGGGTACGGCTACGTGCGTTGTTCGACCCGCGCGGCCTGCTGCCGCCCCGGTGA